The genome window GGGATAGAGGTTCCTGCGCAGGAAGGACTGGTCCTGGGTCACGGTTCCGGCGTATGCCGCCACGTGCAGGTACTGCAAGTCCACTCCGCCGGTATAGACCCTGGCCTCCACGGTCAGGGGCTCGCCCACGTAGACCATCGCGCCGCGGTTGATCGTCACGTCCTTGATGACCACGTCGGACCAGTGGGTCATGATATGCATGCGCCACTCGGACAGCTCGCGGGCCGGGGTGTAGCCGTTTTCGCACAGCGCCTTGTGGCTGCGCATGGCCGGGATGTACGCTTCCTCCGCGTAGTCGTGGACCATGCGGTTGGAGTGGTAGCGCGGCCCGAGCTCGATCAGGGCGCGCTTCATTTTGGCGACCCAGGAACGCGGCATGTCGGTTTTCCCCCGGTCGTAAAATTCCGGGATGATGTCGTGTTCCAGAATCTTGTACAGGGTTTTGAGTTCCACGAAGTCCTGGTAATCGGGGTCGGCGTATTCCTCGCCCTTGCCGATGGCCCAGCCGAGCGAGTTGTCCGGCTTCCAGGCCTCGTCCCACCAGCCGTCCAGGGTGCTGAACTGCAGAACACCGTTGAACATGGCTTTCATGCCGCTGGTGCCGCAGGCTTCCAGCGGGCGGCGCGGGTTGTTCAGCCACACGTCGCAGCCGGAGGTCATGTAGGCGGCCACTTCCATGTCGTAGTCTTCCAGGAAGACCATGTTCATGCGGTATTCCTTGGACCGGGTGAGGGCGATGAGCTCCTTCATCAGCTGCTTGCCGCCTTGATCCTGGGGGTGGGCCTTGCCCGCGAAGATGAACTGCACGGGCTTGTCGGTGTTCTGGATGATCCGGAGCAGGCTCTCCTTGTCCTGGAGGAGCAGATTGGCGCGTTTATACGTGGCGAACCGGCGGGCGAAGCCGATGGTCAGCGCGTCGGGATTGAGCGCTTCCTCGGCCTCGATGATCTCCTGGGCGCGGGCGCCCTGGGCGGTCAGCTGTTTTTTGAGGCGCATGCGCACGAAATCCACCATGCGGTTTCTGAGGTGTTCGTGCCCGCGCCAGAGAACCGTGTCCGGGATGTTCTCGGCGTTGGGCCAGATGCGTCTGGGGTCGCCGTCCTCGCGCCAGTTGCCCATGTAGCGGTCATAGGTGACGCCCATGGCCGGGGCCACCCAGGAGGGCGCGTGCACGCCGTTGGTGATGGACCCGATGGGTACGTCCTCGACAGGGAGCTGGGACCAGACCTTCTGCCACATATTGCGCGAAACGCGGCCGTGCAGCGTGGACACCCCGTTGTTGAAGCGGGAAAGGCGTAAGGCCAGAACCGTCATGCAGAACGCTTCGTTATCGTCCGTCGGCACTTCACGGCCGAGCGCCAGAAAGACCTTCCAGGCAAGCCCCATGTCGCGGGCGTAGGGTTCGAAATAGCGCTGCATGAGGTCCGGCGGGAAGCGGTCGTTGCCGGCAGGCACCGGGGTGTGGGTAGTGAAGATACTGCCCGAGGCGGAGACTTCCATGGCCGCTTCGAACGAAAGGCTGTGCTCTTTCATGAGGTCGCGGATGCGTTCAAGCCCGGCAAAGGCGGAATGCCCCTCGTTCATGTGGATGACCTGGGGGCTGAGACCCAGGAGTTTCAGCGCCTTCACCCCGCCTATGCCGAGGAGAATTTCCTGCCAGAGGCGCATTTCCAGGTTGCCGCCGTAGAGGCGGGCCGTGATCTGGCGGAAGTCCGGCGGGTTCTCCTGCATGTTGGTGTCGAGCAGGAACAGCCGGATGCGGCCGACGTTGGCTTCCCAGATCCGGAAGAACAAAGGCCTGTCGCCGATGGTTATCTGCATGGAGGCGTTCTTGCCGTCCGGCGTGAGGGCCGGGGCCAGGGGCATCTGGTCGAAATCGTAGTCCGGGTACCGTTCCTGCTGCCAGCCGTCCGGCGTCATGTACTGGCGGAAATAGCCATTGGCGTAGGCAAACCCCACGGCGACCAGCGGCACGTTCAAATCGCTGGCGGATTTCAGGTGGTCGCCCGCCAGGATGCCGAGCCCCCCGGAATAAATGGGCAGGCACAAACTGACGCCGAATTCCAGGCTGAAATACGCGATGAGCGGTTGTTCCTCGCCGCTCACCGGATAGCGTTCGCTGATGGGCCGGTCAAGGTATCCTTCCAGCTCGCGGCGGATCTGGTTCAGATGTTCCTTGAACAGACTGTCGTTGGCGAGATCCTGGAGCGTCTGCTGGGGCAGGTGGTTAATAAACCAGACCGGGTTGTGATAACTTTCTTCCCAAAGGGCTGGATCTATTTGTGAAAAAAGATTTTCAGCTTCGAAATTCCAGGCGAACCAGTAGTTGCGCGCGATTTTCCATAGAGGTTCCAGATCGGCGGGCAGTTTTGGAATGACGTTAAAAACCTGTAAAGACTGCATAGATTCCGTCTCCTTTGGCGTATACGCTGCAAAACAACACGAACGGGGGAGAATGCGCCCCCGCACCTTTGCTTTTGACTATGGCCATCTCTTGGCGTAAATGTAACCCTTCTTTACCCGCTGTTGCCGGGGTTCCCGGCCGCGGTGCAAGGGAAGCTCCCCCATGGAAGCGTTACGCGGTAAAGACAAGCATGGCATATTCTTCCACAGGAGGCGCGTTGTGGCAAGCCCGGACTCTGTAATGTGCACGATCGGCGTGAAGATCCTCTTTCTCGGCACCGCGCGGGATCTGTACGATTCCGTGGGGCCCGCCGCCGCCACGACCGGTTCCGCCGGGTTCGACCTCGTCGCCGCGCTGCCGGAAGACGCATCCGAGCTTGACGTGCCCCCCGGAGAGCGAGTGATTATTCCCACCGGCATTGCCATAGAGCCTTCCATGCCCGGGGTTGCCGGGTTCGTCTATTCGCGCAGCGGCCTCGGCGCGGCCAAGGGGCTGACCGTGGCCCAGGGCGTGGGGCTGATCGACCCGGACTATCGCGGCGAGATACTGGTCTATCTTTTGAACACCTCCACCATAACGCACCGTCTGCGACGAGGCGACCGCGTCGCGCAGCTCGTGTTCCAGCCCTTTTTCTCTCCGCAATGGGAAATCTGCGAAACACTGGGCGAAACCACGAGGGGCTCCGGCGGTTTCGGCCACACAGGAGCCTGACGCCTCGTTCCGTGGCCTGATGCCCCGTTCCGTGGTCTTTTTGCCCCCCGCCTTCGTCAAGACCGTTTTTTATTCCGGTCACGTAGGCGACTACGCTCCCTCCATAAAAAACGGCCTTTCCTCGGCGGGGAACAAAAATCCTCACGGACCGGGGCATCAGGCGGGCGGGTGCGCGTAATTCGTAAAAAACCCTTCTCCGGCGGTGAGTATACGCCGTTCTGGACAGGGGCGTCAGAGACTCTTGTAAAGACGGTAATAGGGCCGGACAATTATATTTTCCCGGAGAAATCCGGTAGTTATACGGAGGAAAAATCATGAGCCGGTTTGACGAAATAAAACAGCGGGAAGAATCCCTTTTGTGCCGGACCTACGGCAGATACCCCATCGCAGTGCAAAGCGGCAAGGGCAGCCGGTTGTGGGACTTTGACGGCAAGGAATACGTGGACCTTCTCGCGGGCATCGCGGTAACGAGCCTCGGCCATTGCAACGAGGAGCTTGCCCTTGTCATGGAAAAGCAGGCCAGAAAGCTCGTCCACGTGAGCAACCTCTTTTACCAGGAAGAACAGCTCGATCTGGCCAAACGGCTGCTGGCAACCGCCCATTGCGGCAAAGCCTTTTTCTGCAACTCGGGCGCGGAAGCCAACGAAGCGGCCATCAAGCTCGCCCGCCGGTACAACCAGCGGGTGAAGGAAAACGGCGCCTTTGAGATTATCAGCTTCACCGGCGCCTTCCACGGCAGAACCATGGCCACGGTCGCGGCAACGGGCCAGGCCAAGTTCCAGGACGGCTTCGCCCCCATTCCCACAGGGTTCACCCAGGTGCCCATGGGCGATATCGCCGCGCTGAAAGCCGCCGTAACGGAAAAAACGGCCGCCGTCATCATGGAGATGGTCCAGGGCGAAGGCGGCGTGAACCCGGTTGATCCGGATTTCCTCCTGGCCGCGTATGCCCTCTGCCGGGAAAAGGGTGTGCTCTTCATCGCGGACGAAGTGCAGGCCGGACTTTGCCGGACCGGCAAATGGTGGGCCTTCCAGCATTTCGGGATCGAGCCGGATATCGTGAGCACGGCGAAAGCGCTCGCCAACGGGTTGCCCATGGGCGCGATCATGGCGACGGACGAGGTCGCCAAGGGATTTGTGGCCGGGAGCCACGCCACCACCTTCGGCGCGGGTGCGCTGGTTTCCGCCGTGGCGTCCAAGACGCTTGAAATCATGGAGCGGGACAACCTCGCCGCCAGGGCCGGGGAACTCGGCGACTGGGCCATGAACCGGTTCCGCGAGGTGGGCAAAAAAATTCCGGGCGCCATCGACGAGGTGCGCGGCAAGGGGTTGTTCATCGGCATCGTGCTCGCGAAACCGGGCAAGGCCGTGTGGGACGCGCTGCTGGACAAGGGGTTCATCTGCAACCTGACCCAGGAAAGGGTCCTGCGCCTGCTGCCCGCCCTGACTGTCGAAAAGGCCGACCTGGAAGCGTTCGCCCAGGCGCTGGAAGGTATTTTGAAAAAATAACCGCAATATTTTCGTTACGATATTGCATTATGGGACCATGCGCGGTAAAATTCACGCATGGTCCCATTTTTTTCGTGAGGTGCGTATGCCCGGCGCGATCAGTGTAAACGATACGAAACTCTGGCCCACCATGGCCGAGAGCTTTGCCCGGTTCTCGAGCGAGGGAACCATGACGCGCGAGACCATGGGCGCCTCCACCTACGCCCGCACGCTTGACCGCGGGAACGGCATGGACCGCACGGGCGCGCCGGATTATGACCGCTACCTGTTCGGCGGGATCGTCGCCGGAAAATCCATGGACTGGGCCATCACCGGCGGGTACGTTCCCCGCGACGCCTTCACGCAGACGAGCGATCTGCATCGCGGCATGCAGACCCTGCACATGGGCACCGGGTATATTCTCGATACGTCGATTTAACCGTCCGGCCGCGTTGCTCAAAAACGAAGAATCCCCGCCAAAATTGGCGGGGATTCTTCGTTTTGGAGGTTTTCCGTCCGTATCAGCGCGGATGTTATTTTTCCGCTTTCCGCAGGTCGGCCACAAGCCCCAGCAGTTCACCGGCCTTGCGGACAAGGCCGTGCAGTTCTTCATCCGCCTCCGCGACCAGCGCGGTGTTGGCCGAGGCGATGTTGCTGACCTCCCCGACCAGGGCTGCCACTTCGGAGCTCGACGCGGACTGTTCCTCGACCGCCGCCGCGATGGACTGCACCTGCGCGGCCGCTTCCTTGACCGTGCCTTGGACCTCGGCCAGCGCGGCGACGGTTTCCTCGGAAAGCTCGCTGACGCGGCTCATGGACGTCATAGCGGCATCCATGCTGGAAATGTTCGTTTTCGCCAGGTTCTGGACGGCAAGGATCGACTCCCCGACCTCCTTTGTGGCCTGCATGGTTTTTTCGGCGAGTTTGCGCACCTCGTCCGCGACCACGGCAAAACCCCTCCCGGCTTCGCCCGCGCGGGCGGCCTCGATGGCGGCGTTCAGCGCGAGCAGGTTGGTCTGGTCCGCGATGTCGTTGATGACGTTGATGACCTTGCCGATAGTCTCGGACTGCTCGCCCAGCTTGTTGATGTTCCGCGTCAGCGTGTCGGTGAGACCGCGCAGTTCATTCATGGCAGAACCGGACTGCTTGGCGAGTGCGGCGCCGGATTCGACCTTTATCCGCGACTCCTCGGTCTGCCGGGAGGCGGAGGACGCGCTGCGCGAAACCTCGAGCACGCTGGCGCTCAGCTGTTCCATGGCGGTGAGTATTTCGTGGATGCGGCCGTCCTGGGTCGAGGTACCTTTCCGTACGCCGGCTGTGCTCCTGGAAATGTTGCGCGCGAAGGACTCCGTCTCGTGGGCGGTGGTTTCGAGGCGGGCGGCGGCCTGCATTATTTCCGCGTTGGCGGCATCCGCCTTGCGGCTGGCTTCCTGGGCCTGCCGCACGGCCTTCTGGGCTTCCTCGGCCTTGGCGAGGGCCTCGGCTTCCTTGTTCCGGGTTGCGGCGAAGCTCTCGCGCAGGTTTTGGGCCATGCGGAGGAGCGATTGCTGCAACAGGGTCACCTCGTCCTTGCCGTCCGCCTCCAGGTGAACGTCCAGGTTGCCCGAGGCGATCTGCTCCGCCGCCTGGGTCGTTGCCCTGAGCGGGCGGGAAATGGAGCGGAGCGTGAAGATGCAAAGCGGCAGCAGAATGCAGAGCACCAGCACGAGCACGCACCCGATCACGATGAGCATGCGGCTGAACAGGGCGTTTGACATGCGTTTTTCCATGTCCGCCTTGTACGCTTCGATGTTGTCGATATAGATGCCCGTGGAGATCCAGAGATCCGTGCCGGGGATCATCTCGGCGTAGGCGAGCTTCGGCGCGTTGGCCACGCCGCCGCCGGGCTGCGGCTTGCCGAAAATAAAGGAGACGAACCCGCCGCCCCTCTGCGCGGCCTTGTTGAGCTCGCTCACGTAATACACGCCGCCCGCGTCCTTGGTATTGCCCAGATCCTTTCCGACCAGTTTGGGTTGGATGGGGTGCACGAAAACCGTGGTCCCGCGATACACGAAATAATAGCCCGATTCATCGGCCTCGAACCGGATGTCGTTGATGTGCTTGCCGATGATCGCGGCCTGCTGGTCCGGGTCGGTGACGCCTTCCAGCGATTTGCCGAGCGATTTGGCGATGGTATGGGTGCCGAGTTTGATTTTCGCCCGTTCCCCTTCCAGCATGACATCCTGGGCGTCGGTTATGCCGCGGTCTTTCACGCTCTCGGCCGTCAGAATGATGGTGCCCACCAAGCCCGCTATGGCCAGAATCAGTATGCTGATAATGCCCGTGATCCGCATCCCTATGGAAAAATTACGCAACATGTCACAATTCCTCTTTTCTCCGCGAAATAAACCGATTGGGGGGCGTTATGCCTCGCGCGGGCCGGAAAAACCTGTCCCCCGACAGGTAGGGCGCATGCGCGGAAGGTGAAAACGGTATTTGATATTCCTGCTTTGATATATTGGCAAGAGAAAACTGCCGCAACAAAATCATGCAATAATTCCGGTTCGCTGCTCATTTTCGGAGGCACGTTTCCATAAGCGGAAAAGTGTGGTACCGTCGCATCATCCATGTTGTAGGCTGTCGACAGGAAACAGCGGCGGCACGGAAAAATGCCCGCGTCTCCCTCACTTCCGGAACGCCGGCGAGCATATGGAGGTGAACAATGGCACACGAAACGCGGGAATCTTTCCCGCTGGACGGGTTGCCGGACCTTTTACGCTCGGCGGAAGTCGGCGTCTGGGAAATCGAAACAGCCACCGGATCATTTCTCTGTTCCCCCACATTCACCCAAATAACAGGCGTTGCG of uncultured delta proteobacterium contains these proteins:
- the glgP gene encoding Glycogen phosphorylase, encoding MQSLQVFNVIPKLPADLEPLWKIARNYWFAWNFEAENLFSQIDPALWEESYHNPVWFINHLPQQTLQDLANDSLFKEHLNQIRRELEGYLDRPISERYPVSGEEQPLIAYFSLEFGVSLCLPIYSGGLGILAGDHLKSASDLNVPLVAVGFAYANGYFRQYMTPDGWQQERYPDYDFDQMPLAPALTPDGKNASMQITIGDRPLFFRIWEANVGRIRLFLLDTNMQENPPDFRQITARLYGGNLEMRLWQEILLGIGGVKALKLLGLSPQVIHMNEGHSAFAGLERIRDLMKEHSLSFEAAMEVSASGSIFTTHTPVPAGNDRFPPDLMQRYFEPYARDMGLAWKVFLALGREVPTDDNEAFCMTVLALRLSRFNNGVSTLHGRVSRNMWQKVWSQLPVEDVPIGSITNGVHAPSWVAPAMGVTYDRYMGNWREDGDPRRIWPNAENIPDTVLWRGHEHLRNRMVDFVRMRLKKQLTAQGARAQEIIEAEEALNPDALTIGFARRFATYKRANLLLQDKESLLRIIQNTDKPVQFIFAGKAHPQDQGGKQLMKELIALTRSKEYRMNMVFLEDYDMEVAAYMTSGCDVWLNNPRRPLEACGTSGMKAMFNGVLQFSTLDGWWDEAWKPDNSLGWAIGKGEEYADPDYQDFVELKTLYKILEHDIIPEFYDRGKTDMPRSWVAKMKRALIELGPRYHSNRMVHDYAEEAYIPAMRSHKALCENGYTPARELSEWRMHIMTHWSDVVIKDVTINRGAMVYVGEPLTVEARVYTGGVDLQYLHVAAYAGTVTQDQSFLRRNLYPLKPEGPMTDGWQLYRGTVEPEEAGHFGFTVQAMPVHPLLPNKFNLGLIRWAE
- a CDS encoding conserved hypothetical protein (Evidence 4 : Homologs of previously reported genes of unknown function), encoding MEALRGKDKHGIFFHRRRVVASPDSVMCTIGVKILFLGTARDLYDSVGPAAATTGSAGFDLVAALPEDASELDVPPGERVIIPTGIAIEPSMPGVAGFVYSRSGLGAAKGLTVAQGVGLIDPDYRGEILVYLLNTSTITHRLRRGDRVAQLVFQPFFSPQWEICETLGETTRGSGGFGHTGA
- the argD gene encoding Acetylornithine aminotransferase → MSRFDEIKQREESLLCRTYGRYPIAVQSGKGSRLWDFDGKEYVDLLAGIAVTSLGHCNEELALVMEKQARKLVHVSNLFYQEEQLDLAKRLLATAHCGKAFFCNSGAEANEAAIKLARRYNQRVKENGAFEIISFTGAFHGRTMATVAATGQAKFQDGFAPIPTGFTQVPMGDIAALKAAVTEKTAAVIMEMVQGEGGVNPVDPDFLLAAYALCREKGVLFIADEVQAGLCRTGKWWAFQHFGIEPDIVSTAKALANGLPMGAIMATDEVAKGFVAGSHATTFGAGALVSAVASKTLEIMERDNLAARAGELGDWAMNRFREVGKKIPGAIDEVRGKGLFIGIVLAKPGKAVWDALLDKGFICNLTQERVLRLLPALTVEKADLEAFAQALEGILKK
- a CDS encoding hypothetical protein (Evidence 5 : No homology to any previously reported sequences); its protein translation is MPGAISVNDTKLWPTMAESFARFSSEGTMTRETMGASTYARTLDRGNGMDRTGAPDYDRYLFGGIVAGKSMDWAITGGYVPRDAFTQTSDLHRGMQTLHMGTGYILDTSI
- a CDS encoding Methyl-accepting chemotaxis sensory transducer produces the protein MLRNFSIGMRITGIISILILAIAGLVGTIILTAESVKDRGITDAQDVMLEGERAKIKLGTHTIAKSLGKSLEGVTDPDQQAAIIGKHINDIRFEADESGYYFVYRGTTVFVHPIQPKLVGKDLGNTKDAGGVYYVSELNKAAQRGGGFVSFIFGKPQPGGGVANAPKLAYAEMIPGTDLWISTGIYIDNIEAYKADMEKRMSNALFSRMLIVIGCVLVLVLCILLPLCIFTLRSISRPLRATTQAAEQIASGNLDVHLEADGKDEVTLLQQSLLRMAQNLRESFAATRNKEAEALAKAEEAQKAVRQAQEASRKADAANAEIMQAAARLETTAHETESFARNISRSTAGVRKGTSTQDGRIHEILTAMEQLSASVLEVSRSASSASRQTEESRIKVESGAALAKQSGSAMNELRGLTDTLTRNINKLGEQSETIGKVINVINDIADQTNLLALNAAIEAARAGEAGRGFAVVADEVRKLAEKTMQATKEVGESILAVQNLAKTNISSMDAAMTSMSRVSELSEETVAALAEVQGTVKEAAAQVQSIAAAVEEQSASSSEVAALVGEVSNIASANTALVAEADEELHGLVRKAGELLGLVADLRKAEK